A genome region from Bacteroidota bacterium includes the following:
- a CDS encoding VWA domain-containing protein, with product MNNFEFVNPEYLYLLLILPFLAVWFFLKRKKDTPALSMPGVSDFLQNNRSILPKLRPILYLLRIAGIAALIIALARPRTVDVSSKTKKQEGIDITMAIDISGSMLSKDLKPSRIEALKKVATQFVEARPNDRFAIVAYSGESFTMCPITSDHKVVINSIRDMKYGLLEDGTAIGMGLGTAVNRLKDSKAKSKVIILLTDGVNNAGMIDPITASELAAENNIKVYTIGIGTKGMAPTPIGYDHRHKLVYRNLPVEIDEDLLKQIAEKTDGKYFRATSNTKLKEIYSDIDQMQKSEVQELRFYNYNEEFRPWVLLAGLLLFIELLLRNTVFRNFL from the coding sequence ATGAATAATTTTGAATTTGTAAATCCGGAATATTTATACCTTTTGCTGATACTTCCGTTTCTGGCTGTATGGTTCTTCCTGAAAAGAAAAAAAGATACTCCCGCTCTTAGTATGCCCGGAGTGTCCGATTTTTTGCAAAATAACAGATCAATACTGCCAAAACTAAGACCTATACTTTACCTGCTGCGAATTGCAGGTATCGCGGCATTAATCATTGCCCTTGCCCGTCCTCGTACTGTTGATGTTTCGTCTAAAACAAAAAAGCAGGAAGGGATTGATATTACAATGGCTATTGATATTTCCGGATCAATGCTGTCGAAAGATTTAAAACCGTCAAGAATAGAAGCTCTTAAAAAAGTTGCTACACAATTTGTAGAAGCACGTCCAAACGACAGGTTTGCAATCGTAGCTTATTCAGGCGAAAGTTTTACAATGTGCCCTATTACATCCGACCATAAAGTAGTGATAAACTCAATAAGGGATATGAAATACGGCTTGTTGGAGGATGGAACCGCAATAGGTATGGGTTTGGGAACCGCAGTAAACAGATTAAAAGACAGCAAAGCAAAAAGTAAGGTGATAATATTGTTGACCGACGGAGTAAATAACGCCGGAATGATTGATCCTATTACAGCTTCAGAACTTGCGGCAGAAAATAACATTAAAGTATATACAATAGGAATAGGCACAAAAGGAATGGCCCCTACTCCTATTGGCTATGACCACAGGCATAAGCTTGTATACAGAAATTTGCCGGTAGAAATAGATGAGGACCTGCTAAAACAAATTGCAGAAAAAACTGATGGTAAATATTTTAGAGCAACCAGTAATACAAAACTTAAGGAGATTTACTCAGATATTGATCAAATGCAGAAATCCGAAGTACAGGAACTGAGATTTTACAATTATAACGAAGAGTTTAGACCATGGGTTTTGCTTGCCGGACTATTATTATTTATTGAACTGTTATTGCGAAATACTGTATTTAGAAACTTCTTGTAA